One genomic segment of Desulfomicrobium sp. ZS1 includes these proteins:
- the recC gene encoding exodeoxyribonuclease V subunit gamma produces the protein MEGFLLHASNRLENLAELLAEVLKTPLDPMEPETILVQSGGMQRWVSMQLARRHGVCAGVRFPFPVGFAYELCRQLRADLPREYPLSQERMLWRITHLLRGLLDEPEFAPLARYVREDSELKSVQLAERIAYHFDQYLIFRPQWAARWERQEPSGNFLLPGHVASEAWQARLWRELIRDMGGEHRAALLQRAIATLEKGSSLPELPTRVCVFGIPTLPPVYLDLLKALSGHSQVHVFLLNPCRQYWGDLLTHREQRRAYRNQFLSLEERFEDATPLAGLGGVGRDFLELLLDRDIQETEEDRYKEPDTSRMLGQLQADLLDLDVRKEKTDFSDTSIQVHCCHSPLREMEVLKDLILDLLAKDTSLSPQDILVMNPDIERYAPVIQAVFGTAGEDGIPFSISDRKPTKAAETIRLFLELLEFGQHRFEASRVCALLEAPPVRQRLGLDASDTQRVLEWVRASGVRWGLDLDFRRKAGLGDFGQNTWESGLSRLYLGYMTGAAEPLGGIAPLALRGSAEQELLGRVTAWIDELAALWSRLRDTRTPDDWQDCLLWVLDAFFPQDPAQAEHLLAIRKAVTELTRDMGDFEADARTMLYLIRKRLDESGGESGFLASGLTFCGLKPMRSIPFRVICLTGLTSTAFPRQDTPPGFDLMAARPRPGDRSLREDDRYLFLESIISARDSLILTYPGLSQSDNLEAPPSVLVSELLDFLDRGCTVDGRKPSEAIVFKHKLQAFHPDYFSAGSPIFSYSAQNRDAAQALFAEHQSRQFFPEASTLEDALAEQEIEIDIEELTRFLAHPCRHLLRALRIDPTGGEDDFLDEEPLAAPTGLEAYGPLQDLLRTALDEPAANLEGLLLAWQLLPPGQAGTDASRKLCAQIRALAEQARAVIGDEKAERLDLKLPLGRITLTGRLDLHGDRIVTCRPAKTKSSDMLRLWVRHLAATASGHAARSMHIGTDDCFPAPEAPDARNLLEGLLRLYTQGMRAPIPLFPRASLAFAEARFTGRKPKERPEALQQAMRQWEGGYMVSPERDNPHLAFLFRDAEPDWERFADVAEEIYGPILGGAE, from the coding sequence ATGGAAGGATTTCTCCTCCACGCCTCCAATCGCCTGGAGAACCTGGCCGAACTGCTGGCCGAGGTCCTGAAAACTCCGCTGGACCCCATGGAGCCTGAGACCATTTTGGTCCAGTCCGGCGGCATGCAGCGATGGGTCTCCATGCAGCTGGCCCGCCGGCACGGGGTCTGCGCGGGCGTGCGCTTCCCATTTCCCGTCGGTTTCGCCTACGAACTCTGCCGGCAACTGCGGGCCGACCTGCCCCGCGAATACCCGCTCAGTCAGGAGCGCATGCTGTGGCGCATCACGCACCTGCTGCGCGGCCTGCTGGACGAGCCGGAGTTCGCGCCGCTGGCGCGTTACGTGCGCGAGGACTCGGAACTCAAGTCCGTGCAGCTGGCCGAGCGCATCGCCTACCATTTCGACCAGTACCTCATCTTCCGACCCCAGTGGGCCGCACGCTGGGAACGCCAGGAACCGAGCGGAAACTTCCTCCTGCCCGGTCACGTCGCCAGCGAAGCCTGGCAGGCCAGACTTTGGCGGGAACTGATCCGGGACATGGGCGGGGAGCATCGCGCGGCGCTTTTGCAGCGGGCCATCGCCACGCTGGAAAAAGGCTCGTCCCTGCCGGAACTGCCCACCCGCGTCTGCGTCTTCGGCATCCCGACCCTGCCGCCGGTCTATCTCGATCTCTTGAAGGCCCTGTCCGGGCACAGCCAGGTACATGTCTTTTTGCTCAATCCCTGCCGCCAGTACTGGGGCGATCTCCTGACACACAGGGAACAGCGGCGTGCCTACAGGAACCAGTTTCTGTCCTTGGAAGAGCGTTTCGAGGACGCTACGCCACTGGCCGGACTCGGCGGAGTTGGCCGGGACTTTCTCGAATTGCTACTGGATAGAGACATTCAGGAAACAGAGGAAGACCGCTACAAGGAGCCCGACACATCCAGGATGCTCGGACAGCTCCAGGCCGACCTGCTTGATCTGGACGTTCGCAAGGAAAAGACGGACTTCTCGGACACCTCCATCCAGGTCCACTGTTGCCACAGTCCCCTGCGCGAGATGGAGGTCTTGAAGGATCTGATCCTCGACCTCCTGGCCAAAGACACATCCCTCTCGCCACAGGACATCCTGGTCATGAACCCGGACATCGAGAGGTACGCTCCGGTCATCCAGGCCGTGTTCGGGACTGCCGGCGAGGACGGCATCCCCTTCTCCATCTCCGACCGCAAACCGACCAAGGCCGCCGAAACCATCCGCCTCTTCCTGGAGCTGCTTGAGTTCGGGCAGCACCGTTTCGAGGCCTCACGCGTCTGCGCCCTGCTCGAAGCCCCACCAGTGCGGCAGCGACTGGGCCTGGATGCGTCCGATACGCAGCGAGTGTTGGAGTGGGTGCGCGCATCGGGCGTGCGTTGGGGGCTGGACCTGGATTTCCGCAGGAAGGCGGGGCTGGGGGATTTCGGCCAGAACACGTGGGAGAGCGGCCTGTCCCGCCTGTACCTCGGGTACATGACCGGCGCGGCGGAACCGCTGGGCGGCATCGCCCCCCTGGCGCTGCGCGGCTCGGCCGAGCAGGAGCTGCTGGGCCGCGTGACCGCCTGGATCGACGAACTCGCCGCCCTGTGGTCCCGGCTGCGGGACACGCGCACGCCAGACGACTGGCAGGACTGCCTGCTGTGGGTTCTGGATGCCTTCTTCCCCCAGGACCCCGCCCAGGCCGAGCACCTGCTGGCCATCCGCAAGGCCGTGACCGAACTGACCCGCGACATGGGCGATTTCGAGGCCGACGCACGAACCATGCTCTATCTCATCCGCAAGCGCCTGGACGAGAGCGGCGGCGAGTCGGGCTTCCTGGCCTCGGGCCTGACCTTCTGCGGCCTGAAACCCATGCGCTCCATTCCCTTCCGGGTCATCTGCCTGACAGGCCTGACCAGCACGGCCTTCCCACGGCAGGATACGCCTCCGGGCTTCGACCTCATGGCCGCCCGCCCCAGGCCCGGCGACCGCAGCCTTCGCGAGGACGACCGCTACCTGTTCCTTGAGAGCATCATCTCGGCCCGCGACAGCCTCATCCTGACCTACCCCGGCCTGTCCCAGTCCGACAACCTTGAGGCCCCGCCCTCGGTCCTGGTCTCGGAACTGCTCGATTTCCTGGACAGAGGCTGCACGGTGGATGGAAGGAAACCATCGGAGGCCATTGTTTTCAAGCACAAGCTCCAGGCCTTCCATCCTGACTATTTCAGCGCAGGATCGCCCATCTTTTCCTATTCGGCCCAGAACCGTGACGCAGCGCAGGCGCTGTTTGCCGAGCACCAGTCCAGGCAATTCTTCCCTGAAGCCAGTACTCTTGAAGATGCACTTGCAGAGCAGGAGATCGAGATCGACATCGAAGAGCTGACGCGCTTCCTGGCCCACCCCTGCCGCCACCTGCTGCGCGCCCTGCGCATCGACCCCACCGGGGGCGAGGACGATTTTCTGGACGAGGAACCCCTGGCCGCGCCCACGGGCCTCGAAGCCTACGGCCCCTTGCAGGACCTCCTGCGCACGGCCCTGGACGAGCCCGCCGCCAATCTGGAGGGGCTGCTCCTGGCCTGGCAGCTCCTGCCTCCGGGCCAGGCCGGGACCGACGCGAGCCGAAAGCTCTGCGCCCAGATCCGCGCCCTGGCCGAACAGGCACGGGCCGTCATCGGCGACGAAAAGGCCGAGCGCCTCGACCTGAAGCTGCCCTTGGGCCGGATCACGCTCACAGGGCGCCTCGACCTCCACGGCGACCGCATCGTGACCTGCCGCCCGGCCAAGACCAAAAGCTCGGACATGCTCCGCCTGTGGGTCCGCCATCTGGCCGCCACCGCCTCGGGCCATGCGGCCCGGTCCATGCACATCGGCACCGATGACTGCTTCCCCGCACCCGAGGCCCCGGACGCCCGGAACCTGCTCGAAGGGTTGCTGCGACTCTACACGCAGGGCATGCGCGCCCCCATCCCTCTCTTTCCCCGGGCCTCCCTGGCCTTCGCCGAGGCCCGCTTCACGGGCCGCAAGCCCAAGGAGCGGCCCGAGGCGCTGCAACAGGCCATGCGCCAGTGGGAAGGCGGCTACATGGTCAGCCCCGAGCGCGACAACCCGCACCTGGCCTTCCTCTTCCGCGACGCCGAACCTGACTGGGAGCGTTTCGCGGACGTGGCCGAGGAAATCTACGGCCCCATTCTGGGAGGCGCCGAGTGA